Within Trichoderma atroviride chromosome 2, complete sequence, the genomic segment aGGGGAGAAAACGCGGTAGAGGGGGGATTGATCAAAGAAAAGGTAAAGTATGCAGGCCCTCTCTGTCTTAGCTAAGAGGTCGTAGATGTATAGTAATGTTTTAGACTGGGTCTCGACGAGGTCTTATCCTGCGAGGATCACGGTACTAGGACGGTGCTCCCTTCCTTCGCCTAGCTTGGCTCGGAGATTTGATACACGGCAATTCCCCAGAGGCCAAAGCAAAGGCCAACACTTTTTTGGACTCTTCGAGACTTGTAGACTGATGTCGCCTTGTTAGTGACTTGTCTTTTCCATCAAGGGGTGGGGTATAGGTGAGACACTCACCAGGTCCGAAGGAATCTGACTGGGGAGCCGAGAGGCGGAGAAGTGACCCAATCCTGCACAGACACAGTTGCATTCCAAAAAGAGCAATCAAGTATGCTGCGagggagaagctgctttCCCCTTTCCGCCGGATGCTTGTCAAGGCAAATAGCCAACTTCTCGAGGCTGTGTGGGTGTGATTTAAGCGGGGAGAAAGCCGAACGAGTACTCGAATAGCGGTAACGGCAGTACGTCGATGAGAAAGAAGCGCAGATCTTAGTCCTCTGGTCTCTCAAAGAAGTGTCGAGATTGAATGCTATGACGAAGAGTACTCTCGTCACGAGGGTTCACTGCGGTCTAATCAGACAAGTTAGCATTCTTCGCATCGAACTGCAAGTCAGTTTCTGGCCTAGGACATCAATACAAGCTGGGACATGCATAGCGATGCGCCAACGCAAGGGAGAATGACGCCGAAATTGGCCATCGGAACGGTCAAACATACAGGCGATAGCTCGCAAAGTGATGAGAAGCTCAAAGATAGCGCCGCAGTACTACTACGCGGATGTCTTAACAACAGTGGGACCGCTGTGGCGAGGTCCTGCTGGACTGCTGGACTGTTTGCCGTTAGAAACACGCAATTCAGTAATAGTCAATCGCAAGCCAGATCCCTCGTGAGCCGCCCAGTTGCAAGCGATAGTAGTGTTCGTTTCAAAGGGAGGAGAGAGGTGTGTGAATAAAATATGCGAAGCTAGCAAAGCGAAGGCAGATGTGTAAAAAAGGGCGAATGGCATATGCAAATAAGATTCGGGAGAGTCAAGGTCTCAGGCTTCCACATAGATGATCTTGTGAAGtgggaaagagagagagagagagatgcgaGACATGAGAggtgtttctttttgaaGACTTGATGGTGTATGCAAGTCTAGATAGCCGTCGATCGGCGCCAGGCCGAGCCGGGCCCCAGCATTAATAACAGGATAGTAGGAGCAAGAAtggggaagagaggaagcgGAGATGGTGATTTCGCGGGACAGATCAACCAATCAGTCCAAAGTTGGAGAGGACTTATAGGAGGGTCTAGTTGTTACCACCACAAGGGCAACCTCCCTTGTACCAGAGGAGATGTACCATACTAAGGAGAGGGaagctctcttttctctctctcttctctttccctcAACCCTGTGAGCTCTCATTATCCCCAAGTCCAAGCTCTAAACGGCTTGCAGGTAGCGGCAACAAGGGGCAGACAGGGCATGGTCATATAAAGCGGGGATAGCTCTGACGCCAACAGATCATGCCTATCTGAAGATATACGGAACGCTGGGATCGGATCTAACATCATCGCATCTGGGCAGGGCGCTATGAACGGCGGCCGACCATGGTCGGTTGTGGGtcatgaaaaaaagaaaagtagcACGCGCATCTGGGGATAGCAGGGTTGAAGCAGGACCATGGCCAAAAGAAGACAGTGACCGGGTCCCTCAGCCCTGAGTCTCTGGTATGCCAGATTTGCACGTCTTGTAAAGGGTGGACTCTACAAGGATGGAAGAGGTACAGCAGGCCAAAACGACTGAGGAGAGGGGGTGTAGTGCCAGATGCCAAATGTGCAAAGCGGAGCTCGGCGATGATCTGGAAGGGAGGAGCTCACACAGTTGTAACCATATGCCGGCAGACAaccaggccaagaagggtCAGACGGGAAGAGACGGCAAGCTGTGCTCGATACTCCATATGGAATTGGCAGATGCCAAGTGCGAGCTCGCCCCCCTTTTTTGTAAGTCATATCGGCAATAAGTAGCAATATGATGAGTTAGATGACGGGATCAATCTTtgtggccctttttttcttcttctctttctctctctgcgAGGGTGTGTGTGACAGGGCTTGCAATATCCGCTCGCATGCCAAGGTCAAGATGGTATAAGTGGCCAGGGGCAAGAGAAGTAGACTCGGGCAATCCCGGTGAGGCTGTAACGTAGCCATCCCGTGCTGAagagtaataaaaaaaataacaaaataacaaaaaaaaggatagGTAGAGAGTACTAGAAAACTTGGTTGCCAGCTCACCTCAAGTGTACGAATGCCAAGAGCTCTCCGGCTCAATATGTTACCCTGTGGCGGCGGCCGTAGGAGTGAACTGAGCGCGCGTATAAGTCCCGGTACGTACTCCGTACTGCGACTAAGCTACGGCCAGTCTGGTAAACACTGCGGGCTCACTCTCGTGTCGTCGTCCGAGGCGTGGCCGTATCCCGTCTATCCTAGTCCTTGGTCAGCAAGAGCCAATGGCTGGTGTCCTAGTGCTACTTGATTGGGGAAACAAGAGCCACTCAGTCGGGCTTTGATGGCGGACCACCGGCAGTGGTGGGCcttggccgcagcagctcagcagctcagcagcaatggcgtcCTACCAGAGCCTGCAGAGAAAGGGATCAGCGGCCAAAAGATCCACTGAGATCAGAGTCGAGGGCGACGCCCCCCGGCTTGGGCTAAGCTTAGCGCCCAAATGCCACCTGAAGACCGGCGCAGCGGGCGGCCAGCTCAAGGGTCCGAATGAGCTCAAGCGCCCCAGCCCGGCAGGGGAGGCCCCTGATGGCCATGCTCAGATGAGAAGCCTCTTGCTTGCTGGTGAGCTCTTCTTACTCATACTGCGGTACACAGCTGCCTGTGGCATGCCAAGTTGGCTAGCTTGGGTGGGGAGTTCCCGTTATAAGCCTCTTGCCTATGCGCCTCTATCGGGGAGTGTTGACGGCATCGACTTGATCAAAGGGAGCAAAGGGAGAGCTTGGTATAATTCGACCCCGGCATATAGGAAAAGAGGCAAGCAGACGCTTGGCTTCACCACTTACCTGTGCCCTGTGCTCTGAGTTCCCTTGCAACTTAGTCGACTGCGCTAATAGCAAATTTTGGATAGCAGGGCCTGGATCCTCTCAAATAAAAATTGGCCCAAGCTAGACCGAGTATTCAGGAGCGCGCCCTGAACATCAATGGCAGGCAAGGAGTACCGTAGTTTGGCGTGGCGTGTGATGCTGGCGATCGGAACCCGGATTTCCCTTGCCAAGATCGGCCGTCTTTGCGGTGATGGACTTCACCACTCTGATATCGCCGTCGTCCGCAAGCAAGttattgcttcttttcctgctcATATCCAATCGAGTTAGCGATAGATCGCCCTTTCTATGAGCGTCACCAGGATCTTGTGGTGGGATCCATTTTGCCTCTGCCGAGAATGATGCACTTGTACAAACGGCCACCACCCCTGTATATCACGTTTCTACTGCCGTTGATGGCTTATTCTAGGAAGCTAAGGCTAAAAGCATGAACAAGTAGGAAGTGGATGGCACGCGCTTCAAATCAGCAAAGACGAGCGGACAGAACGATTGGTGGTTGTTAATCATCTTTCATTGCTCTTCGCGGTTTTGTCTTTGGCATAGCATAACCACATGTGCGCATACACTAGCTCTCTCCAGTGGAGAAGGGGCAATGACTAAAGTGCTCGGGAAATAAAGACGGAAAAGTGCAGGCAACAACGCGTAGTAATTGATGAAATCAAGGGTTTTAtaaggaaagaagaagaagaagaaaaatgcagCTTACGTACCGTCGGCCAAAGCTGTGATAGCTCAGTGTTTAACGTGCGCAGCTCTTATCGGTGGTCTCGCCTTGTCTTATTAACTCTTTTATCCTTGATCATGATCTCCAGATAAAGCATAACAGATTGGGTGCGTCATTCGATGCATGTGTCTTACCTTTGCTCTTCTAGATTGTCAGGTCTCTATTCCCTTGATCGTTTCTTGTTCAGCTGAAGCTATTCGTAGTGCTGCTTGCAAATGTCTGACGAGGTTTTGACACATCAAAACTGCAGGCTTCGATTCAAGTTGGAGCCGTCCGTATAACAGATATAAGCTTCATTTTGGAGTGATTGCCCGGTAACGAACTTCTTATACCTGCAGCCAGCCCTCTCGACTTTGCGAAACCAATCTGTTCGCAAACACAGCAAAACGGTATGTGTGATGGAGACCATTCGCTTCCCCACGCATAGGTCATCATGGATATCTCTGAGGCGAACCGAAGATGATTTTGAGGCAGTGGGAGTGATACCCGAGCTGTACATTATATCCAAACCTGAGAACAAGCTCAACTTGACAACGGAGGGTAAGGGTGCGATTCTGCGGCAGCTGAGCGCAGCATGTCCTTGCAAAGTACATAGATGGTAAATAATCCGGGAATAAAAGCATGAAGGTCGCGATTCGAGATCCTATCCCAGCCAAAGCAATGCTAGCGGACTCTAATCTGACGCTGTGAGAGGTGTGTCGAGCCTAGTCACATTTGACTACTGGTGCTGCAACCATGGTGGAGGGGTGACAAGCGGTTCGCATCCGAACGTGAATAGCTTGCAGGGGTCAGATAAGGTTCGGTCCTGCGCGACAGCGAGGCTTCGCTTTCCTGTGGAGGGTCGGTGAACATGATATCGCGGGTCTCACGAAGGCCGCATGCCGCATCGTATCGAATAGCAAAAGGCGAAGGAGAGCTGGCGAGGCACGGCCAATGAGTACAGATGCGCCACTTCGGCTCTTGAAAATGGGCTGGCAGGTGGCATATGCAGGCAGATCCAAGTCATTCAACCGCCCGCCCAGCGGTCACTCTCAGTGGTCACTCCTCGTGGTCACTCCTGGGATGAGACTGCGGATCTCAATGAGAGGAGCGAATGGACAGACGGCCAGCCACCGCCCCATTCCTGGAATACCACCATCGTCGCCAGAGAAATTGGCAACCATCCATGACAGCCAGCGGCTCTCTTGCAGACGTCAAAGGGCGCCTGGGAGCCATCCAAGTGGCCAGGGCCCAGGGCGTGGACCTGCTGAAGGAGGGCGTAAATGCATCAAACGAGATCGACACAGGGGATACGGGGACTCGGGCACCTCGAATTGCAGGGGTGCCGCCTAGCCCCGTGGCGGCACGCAGCCTGTTCGCCTGAAGCGACGCCGTATCGTCCCAAGCGCGCTTCCGAGGAGGACAGGACATGTACGAGACTGGGAAACAAGAGGCGGCGACTGTAGTTGAGAGGACAAGATTCGTCGCAGGGTTTTTCCGTTTCGGAAGATCATAGGCGAGCGAACAGCCCTATCTCAGGGTGCCTGTAGCCGCTACCTCGCCTGACCGCAGAGACTTGCAGTTAGTGGGTGCGCAGGGAGGTGCCGCGTCTAGTACCCTCTACCTGCACAGAGCCGAGCCACGACGGTGCTACGTTCGGCTTCTTGctcgctccagctccagtctTCAGCTTGATGGCAACCAAGAGGAACCATGCACTTTACACTagcaaagcaaaggagaaATAGTTGTAATCTCTGTTGAGCGGAAAGGGCAAGTTGGATGCCATTGGTAGCTCAGTCACTGCCTGTACGATGCTCACTTCATCACTCTCAAGGGCCTCTAGCTCTACAGGGGGCTCTGTTGTTGGCCATGCTTCAATCTCACCAGACGACCCGGtgccttgcccttggcacTAGTAGTTATAGTAGTATCTACCGGTAGATAGTCATAGTATATGGGGTCATTCATAGTATAGTACCAGCTACCTTGTCAGCAACCAGACCAGTGAAGATGTCTTGCCAAGTCCCTCGAGGGCGGTCCCGTATAACTGTGCAACAAACACCACCAAGTATACACCTTGAGAGTAGTATTTACTAGTGCTACTAGTATATTCCAAGCTTTACACGGATCCTTTAGCTTGTCCCGTGCCAAAGTACACCAGTGTGGCAGCGTCCAACTGGCACTCAACCTGTCTTGTCTGAGACATCAAAGTGGCGGCTTTGCATCCGCACATCCATCATCCTAGACATCCACCGCATTCCGAGGGCGGTACAACACCCCTCTTCCCAGGCAGACGGCTTATGACCgcgacgatgaagcagaTACCCGAAAAGGGGGGTAgggcctcggcctctggcGCCAATTCTCATCGTCTGGTTCTCAACTATGCCTCAATCTGGTAAAAGAGACGTCGTCTGACACTCTCTGCCACCTCTTCATGCCTTTGTGTATCCCAATACTAGCTGCTACCCCTCTCCATCCTATCCTCCGACTACGTGGCCGGGCTCTCTTCTCATGTGGCACCTGGATGCTCCCGAGTCTATCCACACGCGGCTTCTCCACCCCTCCCGAGAAATCTCCCGCACCGCACGTTGGTCCACCAGAGAAGACAAATTCTTATTACTAACACTAACCATAGAACCAGCATTCCACGACGATTATTTGTCTAACCCTCCACGAGGCAGTGCGAGTAGACACTAGTTCTCTCCTGATTATGACACAGAGTCCGGGCGGCCTCAGCTGGAATCTACTCGCTCTGAAGAAATATGAACGCCTCTCTCTAAAGTCGTAGCACATACATGTACCGTGTAGTTCAGTTTACATCCATCACCAACCCTAGAGCATTATTTATTGTACCCAAGGTTGGCTCTGCCTTGCATCGAGCTTGAGATTCTTGAATATCTCCACTTATAACCCTGCTACGACTTGGTTCTCGGTTGACTTTCATCATGAATatgtaaagaaaagaatatgcAACGTCTTTATTTTAGCTCATTTCTCAAGATGCATCTTTGTTTAACGCTGGTTGGGTAAATAGATGGCGGTTAGCCTAGGCCAACATACCTGGAGCCGCCATTCACACCATGCTCGCTTTTCCGGTTCAATACTAGTTACTCATCCATAGCAATATATGTCATCATTTATGCCATGACATTACCCTAGCATTTTGTTTCTACCATTCATGAGTAGTAGCCATATGTATCAGTTATCCATATAGGCGTTATACCATTCCTATCCTCGCCTGATACGCGTTTCTTTGCCCCGCTCTCTATATTATCCTACTTATTCTtgcaagaaaaaacaaacacTCACAATGAGTAAACAATTGAAAAATTAACCAAGCAAGCCTCGTAGAATATTCTGGCCGCCTAGCGGTGCACAAGATACAAGGCCCAAAATCTTTGTATTACCACTTCTCTGGCTCACACATGGCCACTGAAACAGTTACTATTCATATCACAGCAGCAACCCGGGATCCTCGAGGCGAAAACACAGATGAGGAAATCGACATGGATGAGGCTCTTTGGCTTCTACAGATCATGCACACTGGAGTCGTACGCACATCTCTGTACGCAGATCTCGCGCTTTCCCTAGCGTTCACTTGTCTCATCAACACGCTTGTCGGCGCGCTTTCATCCTGCCGTGGCACCGGGTCGTAGCTGCTCAGCACTGCTCCCAATGGGATGGATTGGCTGATGTTGTACCGCTGCGCTGGGTCGGACAGTGCCTGTGTCGTTTGGCTGTTGCGACCATCGCCAGGAGCTGAAAACCACAACGATGGGGTATTACCGAGTCGCGAGAGGAGGGCGAATCCGCACCGGTGCACGGAGCAGGCCGTCACACCCAACAGAGTCGCCTGGATCCTGCTCCACCAGCGCTATATCGGCGTCGCCATGGCCCCAATGCGCTGAGCTTGCCCATCGTGGTCATATCTTGCTGGTAGAAAGAGTCTCTCTACTAACTTCTTCTTACAGTAGCAATGGAGGTTGCGGCCTCCGAAGTTAGGGGCGTCGTAATGCCATTGTCCGTCTAGGTATAGGTCGAATCTGGATTGGCTGTAGCCGGAAGAGATCCTTGCCGCGCCAGTTCCGCTTTCGAGAACCACCCTTGCATCGCTGGAGTCCTGTTCGCTGACTGGGTggccagccagagccagcctAGTTCCGCTAGCAGCAGAGCAGTAGATGAGCGTTTCAGGGGCCGAAGCTTTGATGCCCAAGCTGAAGTTGACGGAAGCTGAAAGCTTCGAAAGGAGCGTCAACAGCAGCTATTGATGACGGGATGAACCTTGTCGGTCATACCTGACTCGATCCGCTTGCTCTagctgaagatgagatgagccCCCAAATAGCGGGATTACGGAGCGCTCTACTCTACGTATTACTCCACTCTATCTCAATGACAAATTCTCGATGCAGCTTTCAGCTAGCCCTAGGTTTGCGGTTTACATGGTGTAACCAACAAAAGGATGAGAGCTTCTGCCGTCTTTTTGAGCCCTTGGGTCCTCCTGGAAGCTTCAGGCCTCCATTCGCGAGACGACTACGCGTTGGCATTGGTTTCTTCATTGAGACCTCCTTGGCAGGCGTAGTTGTACATACATCGTATCAAAAATCCTCCGCGCTGAAACCACAGACGAGACGACAGG encodes:
- a CDS encoding uncharacterized protein (TransMembrane:1 (i79-98o)) codes for the protein MASYQSLQRKGSAAKRSTEIRVEGDAPRLGLSLAPKCHLKTGAAGGQLKGPNELKRPSPAGEAPDGHAQMRSLLLAGELFLLILRYTAACGMPSWLAWVGSSRYKPLAYAPLSGSVDGIDLIKGSKGRAWYNSTPAYRKRGKQTLGFTTYLCPVL